From the Sulfuriferula nivalis genome, the window ACCGCTCACGCGTCGGCTCCATACTTCGTCTGGCAGTATGAATACAGCGCCACCAGCTGTTTGATGTGCAGGCTGTAGCATTGCTGCCTTAGCCATATCTTCGGCATAGCCAGCGCGCAGAGTAGCGAACACAGTATCCTCGCGCATAAACACGAACGGATCTGCGTAAGCACGCATACGCATGGAAAGTTCTGCTGGCTTGAAATACAAGTCGTCCTGTGTTTCGCCATAAGCATTGTAATTAAGACATTCGCCCAATTCATGCAACAACGCTAGTTGTTCGGTTGAGAGGTTGAGTGGCGCGGCAATTTGCTCGGCTACGGCAGCGAGATTATCGCCATAAGCACCGACTATCGCCCAGATGGCGAATTGCCCATTCAATGACTCGTTCACTATTGCACTGGTGCAAGTTTCTGCACTCAAATTGATGTGTTGATGCAGATTGGTGTGGGGCGGAATATCACCCGCAAAATGGTGATCGAAATAATGCACCTGCACACCCATATCCAGCAGTTTCACTAAAGCATCACGATTCTGGTCGAGCCCAATATCCAATACAGTGACAATATCCCCAGGTTCGGCGCGTACCTGCTGGAGCAGAGTAATATCGCGCTTCACTCCGGTAATCAGCTCTGAGTCAACAGGATGAGACAAGCGCAATTGTTGTAGTGCGCAAAGCCCATCTGCATCGCCGTTGAATACGTCTATGTAAGTCAATTTTGGCTTGAATGGTTAAAGTGTATAAATGATGTGGGTGCATAAGCGAGTTATAACCACTCTAACAACAAGTCCTCATACTCCTTGAGAACTTTTTCCCAAGTAAACTCTGCATCAAAACGGCTACGGCTGGCAGCTTTCATGTTCGCTATCTCCGTATCGTTATCAAGCAAGTTATCTAATGCAGCAGCGCATTCATCTTCGTTTTTGAAATAACGAGCGCCATCCGCTACCACCCAGCGATTGAATGGATTGTCATGCGCCAATACTGCATTGCCAGCGCCCAACGATTCAACTAACGATGGATTGGTGCCACCTACCTGATGGCCATGCACATACAATTGTGCGTGAAAGCGTAAAGCTGCTACGGTAGGTTTGTCGTAAACCGCACCGATAAAGCGCACTTCGTCAGAGGCGGCTTCTTTCACTGCGCGTTGATAGGCGTGGTTAGGATCGTATTTGCCTAACACCACTAACTGCATACCCCGTTGTCGACGCGACCAGGCGCGAACGACTTCGAGGATGGAGTTCTCTGGTTCTGCACGCGCGATCAGAATTGCATAGCGATTAGGGGTGAGTTGATAAGGCGTTAATGCGCTGATATCAGCATGATCAACTGCATCAGCACCATAAGGTATGGTCGTGATCTTGTCACGGCTCACCCGCGTGGCGAGGTGATTTTTAATCTCGGGATGATCCGCGACTAAATGGTTACCCAGCCAGCACCCAGCCCAATCATTCATCCAGAACCAGAGCTTGGCAATTGCGCCCCATTTTTGTCGATGCCACTCTATGCCATCCATATTGATGAGATTTTTGTGACCACGTAAACGATACAGTACACAGAAAATCGCCGTGTTATAACCAAGCGTTAATATCAAACCAGATTCGCCAGCGGCATGCACAGTCGATTTCCAGTCAAATACGATAGTACCCGCAGCACCCTCAGTCGCCACGGGCATACGCACGCGGCGCACACCTTGCCAGCTATCTTCAAATACATGTCCTTCGCCATCTTCCTGGCAATACACTGTGACCTGCCAGCCTTGCTTGACCAGATACAATGCCAAATGTTCGGCAAAGGTTTCAAAGCCGCCATGAGCAGCGGGGACGCCTCGTGTGCCGAGGATGCGGATAGTTTTTTGCATAATACTTCTCTCAGACCAATGTTAATTATTGCGGTATTGCAAATTATTGTTATGTTTTTAAGCCCAGATCAGCGTACATTTTTAATGTTGAATTTACATAACCAGCACGATTAAATCGTTCTTCTACCAGTGCCCGCCCCGCCCTGCCATGTTTGGCAACTTCAGCATCAGGCATCGCATTAACACGTGATAAGACTGCAGCTAAATCTTCAACATTTCTGCTTTCAAACTGCCAGCCAGTTAATCCATCTTCTATCATTTCGGGTATGCCACCAATGTTTGCGCCTATTACTGGTTTACCAAACCCGTAGCTTTCAAGGATACTCATAGGTGCATTTTCATACCATTCTGATGGCAGCACGATTGCTCTCGCTCCAGCTATTAATGCATGCAAAGCGGCACCACTTTGATATCCGAGAAATTCCACATCGCCTTGTAGCTCAGCCTGTAAGGCATGCATAGCTTCTTCTTCTGGACCTGTTCCTGCAATCTTTAGCTTAATCCCTGCTTGCTTTGCTGCGCGCAGGAGTGTGGCTACGCCTTTTTCTTGTGCCAAGCGCCCAAAGAACAGGAAGTAGTTTCCTGGCTCATAGGTGGGTGTAAAACGGCTTGCATCAATATAATTTGGGATATAAACAAATTTATCGCGAGGCCAGCCCCACTCAATAAACTTCTCCATAAAGAATCGGCTAGGCACAACGATTTTGCTTAAATATTTTTTATAGGTGTTGAGCTTTTGATGCAACAGACTTTCCATGGCAACAATAGCGCTAGGGGCAAGAGATCCTCGAATGCAACGATTCGTTGCGACATTCAGTAAATTGCCACCCTTACATTGTTCACAAATACCATTATCGTTGAGCATCTTATAAGCTGGGCAGGCGATTTTGAGATCGTGTGCCGTCATGACTATCGGCACGCCAGCTTTTGCTAATGTGGGCAAAATCGAGGGGGATAAGTGGTGATAAATACAATGCAAATGCGCCACATCAGCAGGGTAATCGTTTAACAAGGTGTTTAATTTCTTTTGTGCCTCGAATGAATAAATAACTTTAGAGGCCATTTTCAGCTTATCGATTACTGAGTAACTATGTCCAAATTCAATTTCATCGATGAAATATTTAGACCATTTTGTCTCTATATTTTTGGGGTGGTTCATGGAAAAAAAAGCATTTTCCCAACCCAGTTCTCCCATCAAATCTGCGTGATCAAGATAAACGACGTCAGAGCCACCTCGTCGGTAGTGGTAGTTGTTAATACTTAGTAACTTGATCACGTTTTACTTTCATTTTGAAGGGTATTTATATGTGTCACTCTTATTAGGGGCTTGGTTTTCACCTGATAAGAGTGAGGGTGTTGTTAAAATTTATCCATTAGTTTTTAACATGCTGTTATGGATAATGTATTCATGAACATCAATAAATTGTTTTAATTCGTATATATTTTTTTGTTGGGATGCTGGTGCTGGTGCTGGTGCTGGTACTGGCACTGGTATTGGCACTGGTATTGGCACTGGTATTGGCACTGGTACTGGTACTGGTACTGGTACTGGTACTGGTACTGGTCGTGTAACCATACTGGTATAAATTAAGGAGATCCGTATCCGAAGCCGTACTTACCCCAAACCATTGCCATTGACCTGTGATAAGTTTAAATCGGCCTATATCAATACTAGTGTTAGTCGTGTTTTGATTCCATGCGGCCATGGTGTTTAGCCAATAATCACCACCGACGCTAATGACATATGCACCATTGCCACCAGGGGCTGTTCCTCCAGATGCTTTGGTGACAGTTCTTGCCTGTAGGACGGATAAAGTGCCGCAAATATTTGTGCTTGGTAGCAATACACGCCCCTGTTTATACCAATAATGGAAAGCCTTGTTTCCAGTGTCGATACCGATAGTAGCTAATCCTGAATTTGTTATTTGTAAAAAATAAGGAGGGGGTGTATTTACATTATTGACATAGTCAGAATCAAACTCACTTCCATCTATGTCTCCTTGCTGTAATAGAGACCAACTATGAGCGCCATTGCTTACAGTGCAAATTAAAGTTTTAAAATTTTGTATTTGAACATAATCATTGCTTGAAGTGATTCCCTGAGCCCACATTATTTGAGCCCATCCAGTAATTGCAGTAAAACTACTGGGAACATTATTGCCAGCATGCATCCATGGGTGCCCCCCCCATCCATAGTTTGTCGGTACACCTTGAGGGTATGCTTCACTAGATAGCGTCTGGTCGATATTAAATTGCTGTAATTGTGATTGACTAATTCCTAGCTTTTGACTATTTGGAGCCGCGTTTGCATTTAACGAAAAACCGAAACTTGCAAACAACCCGATGCCGAAAATCAACCCTCTGTTTATCGTATTCATAAGTTCACCTCAATAAAGTTGTTATAGAATAATCATGAAATTGGTTTTCCACTACTACAAAGGTAGTTCATTTTATAAAATCCACCATGAGTTAATACTTTTAATGGAGAGTATATATACGCATTTAAATAAATATTAAGTTTTCTTGATTGCATATACAAAATTCAAATTAATTTTAATTCTGTGGAGCTAAATGTTGAAAAATGCTATCGGCGATAGCGGCCCAGTTGGCTGACTGTTTTGCATTGTTCATTGCTTCTGAATATGGTTGGTAGGTGCACTTAATTTGCGTGATGGCATTTAAGAAGTTTTCTGCAATGTTTGTGTCGCAGGATACTAGGATGCCACCACCTTCAGGAGTTTGTTCAGGCAAATCGCCAACGCTTGTTGCAATAATCGGTTTGCCAAATGCTAAGGCCAGTTTCAATACACCACTTGTTGAACCTTCTAAATAAGGTAGTGCGACTATGTCACAAGCCGAGAAATAATTCTCTACGTTTTCAAATTCGATTCGTGAGTCGTGAATAATTACATTTGGTAAGGTGCGTGCAGCATCTAATTCATCAGAGTATTTTTGTCCATGTTTCGAAAGATCATTTTTACCCGCGATTAAAAACTTTATTTCTGGCTGATTACACATTTTCGCCATCGCTAAAAACTCCATTAATCCTTTTCTAGGTTCCAAGTGACCGAAAAAAAGAACAATAAAATCATCAGATACTAACTGGCCAATTTTTTTACGAGCATTTAATTGAGTTATGTTAGTTAAATTGAATATGTCGTAAACACCATGCGGTACGATCAAAATATCTTTAGTGATTTTTAATTGATTGAGAAGTATTCGGTTCGCAGCTTCTGAATGAGCAATAACTTTATCAAAAGATCGATAATAAAACCCAAACTCAAATATGCTCCATTTGCGTGGGTAATGTGGCAAAACATCATGAACAGTTATAGCCGTTTTAATGCCAAATAAACGTATTAGTCTAACAACTAAAGCATCAATAAGAGGGAATTTTATTGGCCCTTGAAATATTATCCAATCTGGTTTTCTGGTGATCACCCCAAATAAAAATTTGAAAATATCAATAGGGTATTGGCGACTTCGGCGAAAGACGCGCTCTATTTTGAAACCCATATTATTAAATGTGTTGGGGAGTGACTGCGCAGAAACAACTCGTATTTGCGCATGATTAATTAATGCGCGAGCAAGTGAAATGGCGTAGTCAGTTAACCCAGAATTGCCTGTAAAACTAACGATCTCAATTTTCATGAATTGTTCGGCCTATATTTTTTATGATCTAAGTACCAAAATTTGAAAGGCAACTTAAGGCTTCCTTGGGCCAGATTGCATCAACAGTCCATCGACTAGTGCGGTGAAAGTAGTGTTGGCTAGTACATGCTCTTTTTGATAAATCAGCCGCAACCATTCTCTGATAACACGTAGTAATGCAACTGGTATCAACCAAGGCATTCTTAGCATGTAAAATCGTATTAAATTGCGGTTAAGATAATACTGTGACAGAGCTGACCGCTTGGCACGGCTCGCTGTGCCAATTGATCCGCCTTCTTTGTGATAAACAATACTATCAAGCGCCATAGCGATTTTCCATTTTGGCTTAGCACGTACCGCCCAATCAATTTCTTCGAAATATAGAAAATAGCTTTCTTCCATTAAGCCCACGTCGCGCAAAAATTCAGATCTTACAAATAAGGATGCGCCAGAGATATAAGTGAGAGCGTCTTTTGCTGGTTCCACTACTCTGATATCGTCGGTCGATAGACCCTGACCGAGCTGGTTACCTCGACCCAGCAAAAAATTAAACTGAACGCCACCAATGGCCTGCACTACTGTACGGTCATCGTAATAAATGAGCATGGAGCCGCACATACCAACTCCGACATCCTGAGCCATACACTGTTCGAGTGTCACTAAGGCTGCTGGATCGACTATTGTGTCATTATTTAACAACCAGACATACTCGCAACCAGCCTGTAATGCCAATCGAATTCCTAAATTATTGCCTGCCGCAAAACCACCATTACTTGACGATTGAATGTATATATATTCAGAATTTTTAAATTCGCGATGAAAGCTTCCAATATCTACTTCATTGATTATGGCATCGATATGTGCGCTGGGATTATGGGTAGATATCCATTCTAGTAATTTGGCACGTGAGTCGTCTGTAGAGGCATTATCTACCACCACTATGGCAAAATCTTGGCGTTCAAGGGAGCGCAGACTTTCCAGACATTCCAGAGAGTCCTTCCAGCCATTCCAATTTAGGATAATGATCGCAATCCGTTTGTTCATGAGCAATACACCAATTCAAATTAGCTAGATATGGTTGAAGTGGGAGGGGGGTATTTAGAGTCATTTCTAGATGTGTTAGAAAATGCAGCTAATGCAGCTCCACTAAGAATAAATGTAAAAAACATGTTATAAGGCATCCACAATACAGTGTGGGTTAGCGTTGTCACAATCAGGCATCCTAATATTGCAGCAAAATATTGGGGGAGGTGGGGGGTACCATTGATTAAACGGTTGAATATGACCCACATTGGATAAATTAAACACGCTAAAAGCAATAAAATTGCGGGCACTCCGCTTTCAATAGCAATTGCCAAGAAGTAATTATCAAGCGTACGAACGCCCGACCCCGTCAGGATGCCAGCAACCATACCGCCTGTTCCAGGTCCAGTCCCTAATAAAGGGTATTGTTCAATACTGGGTATGCCAAGTTTGAGCATTTGTACACGAGCCGCTGTGCTGGTCACTTCACTCTTGGATTTGCCTTGTGACAGTAGTGTTACTGCAGGTAGAGCGATAGCAAGTGCGGCGATGAGTGTCATTATGAATGACAGTTTTCGTAAGGCCGATTTGCCACTTGTTATTTGTTGTTTAGGTGAAAAAAACCATAGCATGCTTACCATGCTACCACCCGCGGCAACTGTGACGAGTGCACTGCGCGATCCTGATAAAAAGGCAGCAGCGATGGCGCCAATCAACGTAATTGTTCCCAGCACCCGGAAAGCCAGTGATTTATTAGTCCATAACATGGCTGCCAAGCCAAAACATACTGCCATGGCAGAAAATTCGGCTAATAGTAAAGGATGCTCAAATGTGCTTTGTGATCTGAAGAATCCATCACGCAGACGAGACAAGGTAAGCGCAGCTTGAAAATCAGCAAAGTCTTTCCCGCTGGGAATAAATTGCAGCAGGATGTTTTTTTTCATTATCCATTCGATGCCTGCATAGCCAGATATCAAGATCGCGAGCACCATAAAGACAGTCATGACCCAGCCGTGTAAGCTTGGGCGACTGAAAAATAATGCACCTACAAAAAACATGCTGTAGTAGTACAGTATTTCCCAGAAAACTTGCACCAGCGACTCAATCGGTGAAGGGGAAACGAAACATGATGCGATACGCCAAATGGCATAGGCGGTGACTAGTAAGCTACCTGTGCGTAATGGACCGATATTCTCTTTAAATAGGGAGCGATATATATCTTTACGAGAGATTAAGAAGAAAAACATGGCGGCTAAACTTAAGCCCGCGACGATTCTACGTGCATCAATCGCGGGAAACTCTCCAATTTTAATAATCATATAGGTAGGCCATAAGGCCATGGTGCCAAGCAATATGGCCAGCCAAACTTTGAGGAATCCATCACTTAATGGTTTGTCGGTCTGGCTAAGGAAGGCCATTGCAATTGTAATAAGGAGCAGCGGGATAAGTAATAATTTTGCGGCAAAAACTGGGGTCGCTGCAGTTAATGCGCCAGCAATAAATAGTGCAAAACCGATGAAGCCAAATAATGCTATTTTGAAAAGTAATGACTGTGATTTGTTGGCTTCTGAATATTTGGAGTTCATGAGTATTTACCAATCATGCAGAGCACAATATAGTCTTCATATTTCTGTAAAAGTGTATTTGCAGTTTGATTGCCCTCTGCAACCTGATTTTTCAATAATTCCCTTTTATCGTAGCCTTCCATGATTGTCTTGAATGCAGTGGCAGTATCCATTGATTTGCCATCCGCGATCCATGGGTAGTTGAGCGATGAGAAAAGGCCATTAAATTTACGGCTATAAGCGAGTGGGACAACTGGAACGCCAGTGGAAAAAGCTGCGATGCAGGCATGCATGCGTGCACCCGTCATGAAGTCCATGCCCGAAATGAATGATTTAGCTTCGCTTGGGCTGTTAAAGTCAGGTGCACGCTGTGCACTTGGAAACTCGGTCAATAATGCATCAATTGCGATTCGATCATCTTCGACGGGCAGGTCATCTGGAATAACATGGGGAATCAGCCATACCTCATTTTGCGGGTCGTTAGTCCATTCGCGTAATAATTCGCGAATGAGTGCTGGATAATCTAGCGTTAATCCAAACTGGTTGTTTTCTGTGTATCCACCCGAGAACAGCAGCCCTGAAACATTTACGCCAATATGTACCTTGTTATTTGTATGATGCTCTGGGCGAGTAAATGGCAGGCGAAATGCAACGTCAATTACTTCAGTGGTATTTCCCCTAACACCGTTTTTTGTAAGGTAGCTCGATGATAGTCCATCTCGGGCAAAGACCTGATTGCAACGTTGCATTACCGCGATAGCCAGTTTGCGAGGTAACCAGTGATCAAACGGCCCTATTGTTTGGGGGCTGAGTATTAGGGGTTTATGTTTTGCTAATACGGCGATTTTGCTGACGATTAAGAAAATAAATCGCTTGATGCCGTAAATGTCGGCAAAACTATCACCTTCACCTATGTCTAATATCAGATCGCATTGATCGAGTTCTTTGAGAAATGGTGAGTTTCCACGCATCATCTGCTTGATTGAAATACGGCTACCTATACGGACAGAAATGCCTTGGGGCACATAATGCTTACCGCCCGTTGTGCCAAATATTAAGTAATTTACATCGACTCCTGCGCGAACGGCTGCGGCTTGGCATATTGCAATTTGTGATTCTGTTAATGCGCCAACGCCAAGATTGTCTGAAGAGATGGAGTGCCAGAGCAGTCCGATAGTAATTTTCGTTTTAGGTATTGTTGTTTGGCTCACTGTACTTCTCCATTTGCCCGACGATATGTGCCAATGGCATTGCGAATAAAATTCATGGGTGCTGCACTCGTAGATGCTCGTAGTAGACTTAGATTTCGATATGTTGGCGCAATGCCTAGCGCAAAGCGGGTGGCAAGTGTTCTTGCCAGTGCTACTTGTTTGCGTTGTACTTGATAAGGTTGCATTTTGGCAATTTCGTCGATTTCGAGATTGTTGATTTGGATCGTATTATTTGCCAGGGCATCTGCAATGAGTGTTTCCCCTGTATCTGTTCTCGATAATAATAAACTACGACCATCACGTTCGGTGAAATCGGGGTATCCATCTTTACCGTACCATGCATCGGCACAGACTATATCAGCAAACTCTCCTGTTCCATCTGGACAAATTTTGCAACGAAACTGAAGGTGCCGATTCAAGATAGTCCCCCATGACGTGTTGTAATCCATTTCGAATGTCTGGCCATCTTTTTGTACTGCACGCGCCATACCTGGCCAACCATCACCACGATAACGGAAACTGGATAATTTTGTACTATCAGTACCGAGCTTCTCCAATACTTCGTATGTGCCCTTCATGCTGGGGATGCCAGCGCACATAAATGAGAGCATGTAGGGTATTTGTGTTTTGATTTCTTTGTTTAATTCTGAATATCTGCGTAATGCCGCAACGTCACATGGTTTGCCAACAAAGGCAAATTTTTGGCTTGTTGCAAGTAAATCTCGCAGAGTGCGTAATGGAGCAGAAGGTGCGTAACGCGAACCAGCTGCCCGTAATACATCTGCTCGGTTGCGACTGATTTGCAGTTCATTAGCGAGAGGGTTTTGCTGGCTGGTGGCAATTTGTGCTACAAAGTCAATCTTGCCAGATTCCAATAAGTGAATTAAAAGCGCAGAGATGACGCCGCCAGAGGAGCCTTGTTTTCTGGTTTCTGGGTCGGTTGCAAATCCTGTTCGCACTTTGACTAAGGGCCCCCAAATCGGATGGTAGCCTTTGATGCCAGCAGGATGTTGTACTGTTACTCCTGGGCATACTTCTGCAATTTTATTTTCGGTTGCTGATGACAAGGTCTCAAGTGTGCGTGGTCGCAAGTAACCTGATGCGTTTAGTTCTACTTGAATCTGCCCTTTGGGCGCAATCGACTCACATAGCCCACAACCTGTGCACAAGCCATTTTTTGTGATGGTGTCGATTAACCCGTCAGTAGGTGAGTTTGGCTTTAGTTTCATTTCGCTTGTGCGGCTCAATTAAAATGTAAAAATGGGAAGAAGGCGCCACAGCTAACAAAAGCAATGAGTGTATTGCTGCGGGTAGGGCGTACAAATTTGATAGAGGCTACAAAATAAACAATGGCTAGCAGTAGGTTTCCAATGGTGAGGGATAGTATCCAACCAATATCGCCATATTGAGGGATGAGCACCGTTGCTATTGTTAAGATGATGATCCATTGCGCTGCATTAATTTTAGCGCGGAATTTTTGGCGCCCTGCTGAAGTAAGCATGATGCCGAATGCTGATGCGAGGAACCTTACGAAAAACAATAATCCAAACCATGGCAATAAGTTAACCAAGTCATTGAATTGTTCGCCGAATAGTAAATAAACAATCGGTTTGGCACCTATTGCCAATATGAGACCGAATAAAGCACCTACGGTAATAAATGCTGTTTGTAAACGCTGCCCTTCATGTTGTAGTTGAGTTGCATTATGGATGACACCAGAAATGCGGGGTATGAATACGTTGCTCAATACATTAGCTGCCTGAGCGCCACCGAGAACCAGGCGCATACCAGCCTGGTATAAACCCACTGCAGCAGGTCCTAAATAAAAGTTAAGCACTACGCTATCAATTTGCCCAAATAAACTTTGCAATGCGAAATCTACTGCATAGGATAAGCCTAGGCGTAATTGGTGTATTGCGCGGTGTAACGGGGCAGGGCGTAGATTCGCAAAGTATTGTGCTTGATCCCACCAAGTTAATGTGAGTACCCCTATGCGCGATATAAGAAAGCCTAAAGCGGCGGCTAATACGCTTGGTGCATACCAGACGCTGGCGGCAATGATGGTAAATTGCATTGCTGATGCAATAGTGGCAATGCGTGTTTCCGCCGCATACCGATTGGTGGCGCGATAACCTACGTTTAAGAAATCTGTTACCGAGTCAATTAACAATGCGAGCATGATGGTGAGGAATACCCATCGGTTGGTTGCTGCGATAAACGGCATTGCGCAGAGTGCGGCTAATATCAATATGCCAGATATGAGTATTTTGGCGGACAGCACCTCGCTCATTAGCGTATGTGCTGTATCAGGTTTGACACCGATTTCACGTAGTAAGTAGGGGCTAAATCCATAATTGGCTATTAAGCCCAACAGTGTGGCAATAGATAACCAAACCATGAATAAACCAAATGAAGCGGGACCGAGCAGTCTTGCGAGGATGGAGAAAGTCAGCAGTCCAAAGACTAAGCGGATAGCGGTGCTCGACCCCATGAAGAATATATTCTTCATGTTATCCCGCCTGACCTGGGTTATGCCCAATAAAACGGTCGCGGTCTTTAAGCGCTATGCCGTCTACTAATGCATTGATGAAGGTATCTTGCAGGGCAAAAGCTTGATTGGAGTTCGTGTCAATAGATGAAACTCGGAATAGCATGCCATCTGGTATTTTCCCCGTTAGGCCATATTTGAGTTGGGCTAATTTCCATTTCAGGCTCTCTAGTGCAATTTGATCACCTACGGTAATCCAGTAAGTGACTGGCTCCACTCTTTCACCTAGTGAAGTAACCAGACGTTTGACAGGGATGTCTCTTTTATCTTGGGTTAGGTGTAGTGTTCCCGTGTTCATGTGCAACACTTGAAAACCTTGAGCAGGGTAGCAAATCTCTGGTTTGTGAACTTGCATTTCATCGCGTTGATTGCCGCCATAGGCTAGGGAGAGCATGATTTGCTCGCCCTTCGTATTCACGTAGGTGCGTGATAATGTTTGTTGATAGATTTTGTCGAGGTTAGCTTGCACTGCTGGGTTTACTGCAATGACGTCAAGCTCTTGCAGTTGATGCCAGTCCCCAAACTGCTTAGGTATCATGGTTTCTAAATCAATCTTGGGGGCTGTTGCAGCAGTGAGTCTAGTGGGTGTTAACACTATGGACAACAGTGCAGCAGCTACCATGCATAGTCCGATTATCCAGGATTTGAGTGGGATGGTTTTCATGCGCTATGCTTTCTGGTCGTGAAGAGTAGCGCCAATATTGCATCCCATAGCATGAAGCTCAGTAGTGCAACGATGAATAAGACTATACCTGCAAAACCGTGAATAAAGCCTTGACCTGCTTCATCACCCCAGTGGTATGTGACCAGTGTAAGAATAATGACGCGCACAACATTGGCGGCAAAGGCGATGGGCAAAATGCTGGCAAGTATTAAGCCGTTTCTGAACCAGTTGCGATATTGCATCATGTATAGATACAGAAACCCTAACGCGCTCAGCGAGAACATGGAGTTGAGTCCTGAGCAGGCATCTGCGACTAATAGCTGATAGTAGCCAATCGAGAGTATCACGCCATTACGGGCGATGGGGTAATTGAAGTAATACAGTATGTTTTCTACTGCGATGGAGACATACTGTTTTAGCGGGCCAGTCAGTGCGTCGATTAGCGAGCCAGGCAATGGAATCATGAACAGTATAAATGCAATTGGAAACCAGAAACTGCGTAGTCCAGCTATCCCTCGCGTGATGAGCAACATGCCTGTGAGGATAGGAATTAGCCCGCCGACTTCAAATATGTAGATGCTTTGCGAGCGACCTAATGCATAGAGCAGTAAACCTATGGCTAAGATGGTGCTGCCAGTGATGGGAGATGTAGATTTGGCTGGCTGGATGAGTACATCACGTTTTAACCAAAAGTAATACAACACTACTGCCAGAATTAATGGGCCGTGACCTTGTTCCTCGGTATCCCATAATGTGGTTGCGAGTTCGTAAAAAGTGGGCATCAATAATGCTGCCAACCCGATGATAATTGGTAGCCAAACCAGCGCAATGTTCAGATTTCTGTTAACTGGTGATGGTGTCGGGTTGGCAGTGGTCATGTCTAGGCTTCGTTGAATACAGTGCCGATAAGGTGTGCACTGGTGCCATTGAGGGTGTTGCGGATTAGTTCTAGATCACGATGCCTAGTGCTGTCTTGCCGTGCGACGATGATGCTGGCTTCACTAATGATGGCGAGGCTGGCGCTTTCGGCGTGTATGTTAAACGCAGGGGTGTCAAACAGGATGGTGTCGAAATGCTGACTTAGTTCATTGAGTAGCTTAGCGTTCAAGCCGCGTGCG encodes:
- the xrtB gene encoding exosortase B: MTTANPTPSPVNRNLNIALVWLPIIIGLAALLMPTFYELATTLWDTEEQGHGPLILAVVLYYFWLKRDVLIQPAKSTSPITGSTILAIGLLLYALGRSQSIYIFEVGGLIPILTGMLLITRGIAGLRSFWFPIAFILFMIPLPGSLIDALTGPLKQYVSIAVENILYYFNYPIARNGVILSIGYYQLLVADACSGLNSMFSLSALGFLYLYMMQYRNWFRNGLILASILPIAFAANVVRVIILTLVTYHWGDEAGQGFIHGFAGIVLFIVALLSFMLWDAILALLFTTRKHSA